From Triticum aestivum cultivar Chinese Spring chromosome 4A, IWGSC CS RefSeq v2.1, whole genome shotgun sequence, a single genomic window includes:
- the LOC123085022 gene encoding metal transporter Nramp2, giving the protein MASRDLAESLLPGGGGGGGASSSHDEYEERAYDSDDKVSISISDSEPDDVGEPGAARPRPTFSWRKLWRFTGPGFLMCIGFLDPGNLEGDLQAGAAAGYQLLWLLLWATVMGALVQLLSARLGVVTGKHLAELCREEYPPWATRALWVMTELALVGADIQEVIGSAIAIKILSGGIVPLWGGVVITAFDCFIFLFLENYGVRKLEAFFGVLIATMAISFAIMFGETKPSGKELLIGLVVPKLSSKTIKQAVGIVGCIIMPHNVFLHSALVQSRKIDTKKKSRVQEAVYYYNIESILALIVSFFINICVTTVFAKGFYGSDKADNIGLENAGQYLQEKYGTALFPVLYIWAIGLLASGQSSTITGTYAGQFVMGGFLNLRLKKWLRAVITRSFAIIPTMIVALFFDTEDPTMDVLNESLNVLQSIQIPFALIPLITLVSSEQLMGSFVVGPITKVISWIVTIFLMLINGYLILSFYTNEVRGAVVRSSLCVVLAVYLAFIIYLILRNTTLYSRLRSSVSKSS; this is encoded by the exons ATGGCGTCCCGCGACCTCGCCGAGAGCCTGCTccccggcgggggcgggggcgggggcgcctCCTCCTCGCACGACGAGTACGAGGAGCGCGCGTACGACTCGGACGACAaagtctccatctccatctccgacTCGGAGCCCGACGACGTCGGCGAGCCCGGCGCCGCGCGCCCTCGCCCGACCTTCTCCTGGCGGAAGCTCTGGCGCTTCACGGGACCCGGCTTCCTCATGTGCATCGGCTTCCTCGACCCGGGCAACCTCGAGGGGGACCTGCAGGCGGGCGCCGCCGCCGGGTACCAGCTCCTCTGGCTGCTGCTCTGGGCCACGGTCATGGGCGCGCTCGTTCAGCTGCTCTCCGCGCGCCTCGGGGTCGTCACCGGGAAGCACCTCGCCGAGCTCTGCCGCGAGGAGTACCCGCCCTGGGCCACGCGCGCGCTCTGGGTCATGACGGAGCTCGCGCTCGTCGGCGCCGACATACAGGAGGTCATCGGCAGCGCGATTGCCATCAAGATCCTCTCCGGGGGCATCGTGCCGCTCTGGGGCGGCGTCGTCATCACCGCCTTCGACTG CTTCATCTTTCTATTCCTGGAGAACTATGGTGTGAGAAAATTGGAAGCGTTTTTCGGCGTCTTGATTGCAACCATGGCTATATCATTTGCGATCATGTTTGGTGAAACGAAGCCTAGTGGAAAGGAGCTTCTGATCG GTTTGGTGGTTCCAAAGCTAAGCTCAAAGACCATCAAACAGGCGGTTGGAATTGTGGGCTGCATCATCATGCCCCATAATGTTTTCTTGCACTCAGCGCTAGTGCAGTCCAGGAAGATTGACACAAAAAAGAAATCCCGTGTTCAAGAAGCAGTGTACTATTACAACATTGAGTCGATTCTTGCTCTCATCGTCTCTTTCTTTATTAACATCTGCGTTACAACGGTATTCGCAAAAGGATTTTATGGATCCGACAAAGCTGATAACATAGGTCTTGAGAATGCTGGCCAGTACTTACAGGAGAAATATGGAACTGCCCTGTTTCCTGTCCTCTATATCTGGGCTATCGGGTTGTTAGCGTCTGGACAGAGCAGCACGATCACTGGCACATATGCAGGCCAATTTGTCATGGGAGGTTTCCTTAATCTTCGATTGAAGAAGTGGTTACGAGCAGTGATTACTCGAAGCTTTGCCATTATTCCGACTATGATTGTGGCTTTATTTTTTGATACTGAAGATCCTACCATGGACGTTCTGAATGAGTCGCTCAATGTTCTTCAGTCCATTCAGATTCCATTTGCACTAATTCCTCTCATCACCCTTGTTTCGAGTGAGCAGCTCATGGGGTCATTCGTGGTTGGTCCTATCACCAAA GTGATAAGTTGGATCGTCACAATCTTTCTGATGCTCATCAACGGATACCTCATCCTGTCCTTCTACACCAACGAAGTGCGGGGCGCAGTCGTTCGTTCAAGCTTGTGCGTCGTGCTGGCTGTTTACCTCGCGTTCATCATCTACCTGATCCTGAGGAACACCACGCTGTATTCCCGCCTTCGCTCATCAGTCTCAAAGAGCTCATGA